One stretch of Podospora pseudoanserina strain CBS 124.78 chromosome 4, whole genome shotgun sequence DNA includes these proteins:
- a CDS encoding hypothetical protein (COG:E; EggNog:ENOG503NWD1), with protein MPSAITSTSSQTDATIFGGHDIARPQLTKPLYDSGSLQQYSHNDPTPAIGREFPTLKIRDLLKADDQLFRDLAYTISSRGVVFLRNQDVTPNELKDFMLRLTTLAGCPSTSGLHVHPLTEEGSELGDQISVISSEKQKKGGGLTHQLSDVSRYASNAWHSDITFEPVPSDYAMLKIHTLPVTGGDTLWASGYEVYDRLSEPMREMLKKLTATHDAKFFLDEARNLGNPLRECERGSPLNKGAELAAVHPVIRTNPVTGWNSVYVNKGFTKRINGVTKDESDILLKYLFNMVTQNHDAQVRFRWSKNDVAIWDNRSTWHCATYDYNDPRAGDRVCSLGEAPYLDVQGGKSRKEELGF; from the exons ATGCCGTCCGCTATCACATCAACGTCATCTCAGACCGACGCCACCATCTTTGGTGGCCATGACATAGCCCGACCACAACTCACCAAACCGCTCTACGACTCTGGATCCCTCCAACAATACTCGCACAAcgacccaacccccgccaTCGGCCGCGAGTTTCCCACCCTCAAAATCCGCGACCTCCTCAAAGCCGACGATCAACTCTTCCGCGACCTCGCATACACAATCTCCTCCCGCGGCGTCGTCTTCCTCCGCAATCAAGATGTCACCCCAAACGAGCTAAAAGACTTCATGCTccgcctcaccaccctcgccggctgcccctccacctctgGCCTTCACGTGCACCCCTTGACAGAAGAGGGCTCCGAGCTGGGCGATCAAATCAGCGTCATCTCCTccgagaagcaaaagaagggcGGCGGTCTCACTCACCAGCTCTCCGACGTCAGTAGGTATGCCTCCAACGCATGGCACAGCGATATCACCTTTGAGCCTGTGCCCAGTGACTACGCCATGCTCAAGATCCACACCCTTCCCGTCACTGGCGGTGATACCCTCTGGGCGAGCGGATACGAGGTCTATGATCGTCTGTCAGAGCCGATGAGGGAGATGCTCAAGAAGTTGACCGCCACACATGACGCCAAGTTCTTTTTGGATGAGGCGAGGAATTTGGGGAATCCGCTGAGGGAGTGCGAGAGAGGGTCGCCGTTGAACAAGGGGGCTGAGTTGGCTGCTGTGCATCCTGTTATAAGGACAAATC CCGTTACCGGGTGGAACTCGGTCTACGTCAACAAGGGCTTCACCAAGCGCATCAACGGCGTCACAAAAGACGAGTCAGACATCCTCCTTAAATACCTCTTCAACATGGTAACACAGAATCACGATGCCCAAGTACGATTCAGATGGAGTAAGAATGACGTCGCTATCTGGGACAACAGGAGCACATGGCATTGTGCGACATATGACTACAACGACCCGAGAGCGGGCGACCGTGTTTGTTCCCTGGGCGAGGCTCCTTATCTTGATGTACAAGGGGGCAAatcgaggaaggaggagttgggtttTTGA
- a CDS encoding hypothetical protein (EggNog:ENOG503P1Z8; COG:G; COG:M), producing the protein MKTIGIFPASGGLGTSTYHHLLALVPKDNVILISRQPHKVPRNYTQAGVRTREASYETAPSDLEKVFTGIDVLFLISYPSHVKDYRIKVQLPAIDAARRAGVKHVFYSSLAFAGERDSTRSVAEVMQAHLATEGHLRHLAETAPGFTYTVIREGIYSESTPIYTSFFDPHFPDASLVGNEILVPHDGKGKGVAWVKRDELGEASAKLIAQYSSAPESFQYVNQVVLLTGNKEWSLEDTVKVLGEVAGRDLKIREIPVHEWVRLPQVKGYFKNEEDARTWATAWEAIRQGATAPVTGDLEEILGRKPEEFDVTLKGETRATTEQ; encoded by the coding sequence ATGAAAACCATCGGCATCTTCCCAGCATCAGGGGGTCTAGGCACTTccacctaccaccacctcctggcTCTGGTCCCCAAGGACAATGTCATCCTCATTAGCCGCCAACCCCACAAAGTCCCCAGGAACTACACCCAAGCCGGTGTCCGAACGCGAGAGGCATCCTACGAAACAGCGCCCTCCGACCTTGAAAAGGTCTTCACCGGCATCGATGTCCTGTTTCTAATATCCTACCCAAGCCACGTCAAAGACTACCGCATCAAAGTCCAGCTCCCAGCCATCGACGCAGCCCGCCGCGCTGGTGTCAAGCATGTCTTTTACAGCTCTCTGGCTTTTGCTGGAGAAAGAGACTCTACCAGGTCAGTGGCTGAGGTGATGCAGGCTCACCTTGCCACCGAGGGGCACTTGAGACATTTGGCGGAGACAGCACCTGGTTTCACCTACACGGTGATCAGGGAGGGGATCTATTCCGAGTCCACACCCATTTACACCAGCTTCTTCGATCCGCACTTCCCTGATGCCTCGCTTGTTGGGAATGAGATTCTTGTCCCGcatgatgggaaggggaaaggggtggcctgggtgaagagggatgaGCTTGGAGAGGCGTCTGCGAAGCTCATTGCACAATATTCATCCGCGCCGGAAAGCTTCCAGTATGTGAACCAGGTTGTATTGCTGACGGGCAACAAGGAGTGGAGTTTGGAGGACACGGTGAAGGTGCTTGGGGAGGTTGCTGGGAGGGACTTGAAGATAAGGGAGATACCTGTGCATGAGTGGGTTCGGCTTCCACAAGTAAAGGGCTACTTCAAAaatgaggaggatgccagGACTTGGGCTACTGCTTGGGAGGCTATCAGACAAGGTGCTACAGCGCCAGTGACGGGGGACTTGGAAGAAATTCTGGGAAGAAAGCCAGAAGAGTTTGATGTGACGCTCAAGGGGGAAACACGCGCAACCACAGAGCAGTAA
- a CDS encoding hypothetical protein (EggNog:ENOG503PDFW; COG:M), with the protein MLTLWSRIVLSNRTVVAMTLGTEPHFRQVIQGWLRTEPKSIIITTIEARRTNVEGLVEEIGDSRIMVMAVETASYRGQCYEAISKVTTAFFVVVDDRSLWGVSTLDDILAPFCDPRVGGVTGLQAIKPRNGNTLTQWETFGALNLAKRNVLHSVLAFFNKGQVLNLSGRLSAYRTCIYKDQGFRDPFLHELWLRCFPITTGDDNALTTCLLHKGWRTAFQNSPGVMIAAGVSPNWLYTRQLLRWLRDTLRYCLLDITFAFKTREKDHILRAVLNIVVYFITDFAMIF; encoded by the exons ATGCTTACCCTCTGGTCCCGCATCGTACT ATCAAACCGTACAGTTGTTGCGATGACCCTAGGAACGGAACCTCACTTTCGCCAAGTCATACAGGGATGGCTGAGAACAGAGCCGAAGTCAATAATCATCACGACAATAGAAGCACGCCGTACAAACGTTGAGGGATTGGTGGAGGAAATCGGAGACTCTCGAATCATGGTAATGGCTGTGGAAACCGCTTCGTATCGAGGACAGTGTTACGAAGCCATCTCCAAGGTCACGACCGCATTCTTCGTTGTTGTGGATGACCGGTCACTGTGGGGTGTCTCCACGCTTGACGACATCCTCGCGCCGTTCTGTGACCCCAGAGTCGGTGGCGTCACGGGACTACAAGCGATAAAGCCTCGAAATGGGAACACCTTGACCCAGTGGGAAACATTTGGTGCTTTGAACCTCGCGAAGAGAAATGTCTTGCACTCAGTTTTGGCATTCTTCAACAAAGGCCAGGTTCTAAACCTTTCCGGCCGGCTTTCTGCTTACCGGACTTGCATCTACAAAGACCAAGGATTCCGTGATCCATTTCTACACGAGTTGTGGCTCAGATGCTTTCCTATCACGACTGGAGACGACAATGCCTTAACCACTTGTTTGCTGCACAAAGGCTGGAGGACTGCGTTCCAAAACTCGCCGGGGGTTATGATCGCTGCCGGTGTATCTCCGAACTGGCTCTACACAAGACAGCTGCTCCGATGGCTGCGAGACACCCTTCGATACTGTCTCTTGGACATCACGTTTGCGTTCAAAACGCGGGAGAAAGACCATATTTTGCGTGCCGTTCTCAACATTGTTGTTTATTTCATAACCGATTTTGCGATGATATTTTGA
- a CDS encoding hypothetical protein (COG:S; EggNog:ENOG503P47M), with translation MDNPPSLMPFLIIIIIITFISFTNHPTINTSDSNASTLPLQITSVFTLSIKMHSSTLFITLTTALGLVSAAPTDKTYNPTKTSAAPRTTHTVIAGRGGRLIFDPDNVVAEVGSIVEFHFNPLNHSVVESSFDTPCQPKDADSFFSGFFPVREGQSDEVFQIEVKDTRPIWFYCAQNNNAHCQSGMTGVINQNFDRQEFSLRAHKELAAEVEGPSGVQGGIQGGWRIPNPNPLGGF, from the coding sequence ATGGACAATCCGCCTTCACTGATGCcttttctcatcatcatcatcatcatcaccttcatCAGCTTCACCAACCATCCAACCATCAACACATCTGACTCAAACGCTTccactcttcctctccagaTAACATCAGTCTTTACTCTATCCATCAAAATGCACTCCTCAACtctcttcatcaccctcaccaccgccctcggcctcgtctCCGCCGCTCCCACAGACAAGACCTACAACCCCACAAAAacctccgccgccccccGCACAACTCACACCGTCATCGCCGGCCGCGGCGGCCGTCTAATCTTTGACCCCGACAACGTAGTCGCCGAAGTCGGCTCCATAGTCGAATTCCACTTCAACCCCCTGAACCACTCCGTCGTCGAGTCCTCCTTTGACACGCCCTGCCAGCCCAAAGACGCCGACTCCTTCTTCAGCGGCTTCTTCCCCGTCCGCGAAGGACAGAGCGACGAGGTGTTCCAGATTGAGGTCAAGGACACCCGCCCGATCTGGTTCTACTGCGCTCAAAACAACAACGCTCACTGCCAGTCGGGTATGACTGGGGTTATCAACCAGAATTTTGACCGCCAGGAGTTTTCGCTGAGGGCGCATAAGGAGTTGGCTGCTGAGGTAGAGGGGCCTAGTGGTGTGCAGGGGGGCATTcagggggggtggaggattcctaaccctaacccattGGGGGGCTTTTag
- a CDS encoding hypothetical protein (EggNog:ENOG503P0SR; COG:S) — MYKYQPLPPVSKTGRTPPFTRILTLFPSTSPPSPSPDDSEPFHGTLAITNLESTQPYEALSYTWGTADPEIYIWLDDLPLPIKPNLAAALHFLRPSPGQPPRRLWIDALCIDQSSLEERSRQVQYMRLVYKYCQRVIAWIGLKQESEATEVAFEAGKVLSDVSRLVADLRKDAAAMEDGVVRDVVGNALGGLPEGALLNLQKLFDREYFHRTWVVQEIAVANVAVVKSEELEMSFFDLVSTLLFVFGNRPGGKIETNTSLDVWYLIFTRQSGAHSGHVRLTEIPGSLGPLLDLLEQMRAFKATDLRDKIYSVLGICDEGLQPITTRTHITQRSDRWLRGLTTAITGVQNFVNERNPDLGWGIPAALKPDYTRPVPEVYTGLAKFLISKMPMFLDVLSYVQHRTTPTPDDPYPSWVPKWFESKSVTVFRGGDFTAGICTPPLGDFFQSRIQRAFSSPIPGTLIMDGFHVGVVHRVSNVMNFGSDGHSKTEAVQRAWTELLPNMPFPGANGSRYITGEPLDGAFCKALSVHPMGAVVGHVMSNSMDGFHFSASASEMNRQIATGISDAAVGAFLSGLAGEGDEVLSAESEKARVTFRNAVGVYCYGRRAFLTREGHLGIGPPVMQEGDEVVVLFRGRMPYVLRRGPTHHVFLGDCYVCDDNIMRGLVTESVRHGRGGPPAGLYEIR, encoded by the coding sequence ATGTACAAATACCAACCTCTGCCACCTGTCTCCAAAACCGGCCGAACCCCTCCCTTCACCCGCATCCtgaccctcttcccctccacatcccctccttccccctccccggacGACTCAGAACCCTTCCACGGCACCCTCGCAatcaccaacctcgaatCCACCCAGCCCTACGAAGCCCTCTCCTACACATGGGGCACCGCCGACCCGGAAATTTACATCTGGCTCGAtgaccttcccctccctatCAAACCCAACCTCGCGGCGGCACTCCACTTCCTCCGACCATCACCAGGCCAGCCCCCGCGACGACTGTGGATAGACGCACTATGTATTGACCAGTCCAGTCTAGAGGAGAGATCCCGTCAGGTGCAGTACATGCGGTTGGTTTACAAATACTGCCAAAGAGTCATCGCCTGGATCGGGCTAAAGCAAGAATCAGAAGCGACAGAGGTTGCGTTCGAGGCAGGGAAGGTCCTGAGTGATGTCAGTCGGCTAGTGGCTGACTTGAGGAAAGATGCCGCCGCAatggaggatggtgtcgtGCGTGACGTCGTGGGTAATGCTCTAGGTGGTCTGCCCGAGGGGGCACTGCTCAATCTCCAAAAGCTATTTGACCGGGAGTACTTCCACCGCACGTGGGTAGTGCAGGAAATCGCCGTGGCCAACGTGGCGGTGGTCAAGTcggaagagctggagatgtCCTTCTTCGACTTGGTTTCGACGCTGCTGTTCGTCTTTGGGAACAGGCCTGGGGGCAAAATCGAGACGAACACCTCGTTGGACGTGTGGTACCTCATATTTACGCGGCAGTCAGGGGCCCACAGCGGTCACGTTCGTCTGACTGAGATTCCGGGTAGCTTGGGGCCGTTGCTGGACTTGCTTGAGCAGATGCGTGCGTTCAAGGCGACTGACTTGCGGGATAAGATCTATTCGGTTTTGGGCATCTGCGACGAAGGCCTGCAGCCCATTACGACGAGAACTCACATCACTCAACGGTCGGACCGGTGGCTGAGAGGTTTGACAACCGCCATCACGGGCGTCCAGAACTTTGTCAACGAGCGCAACCCCGATCTAGGTTGGGGTATCCCGGCGGCTCTGAAGCCGGACTACACTCGCCCTGTTCCGGAGGTTTATACCGGCCTAGCGAAATTCTTGATCAGCAAGATGCCCATGTTCCTGGACGTTCTCAGTTATGTCCAACATCGCACGACTCCAACCCCAGATGACCCTTACCCCTCCTGGGTGCCGAAATGGTTCGAGTCCAAGTCCGTCACTGTATTCCGCGGAGGTGACTTCACCGCCGGTATCTGCACCCCACCCCTCGGAGACTTCTTCCAGTCCCGTATCCAacgcgccttctcctcgccgaTCCCGGGCACCTTGATCATGGACGGCTTCCATGTCGGCGTCGTCCACCGCGTCAGCAATGTCATGAACTTTGGGTCAGATGGACATTCCAAGACCGAAGCCGTCCAACGCGCTTGGACGGAGCTTCTGCCCAATATGCCATTCCCGGGGGCTAATGGATCGAGGTATATCACTGGTGAGCCTCTCGACGGAGCATTTTGCAAGGCGCTTTCGGTACATCCGATGGGCGCAGTGGTCGGGCATGTCATGTCCAATTCGATGGATGGGTTTCacttctcagcctcggcgAGCGAGATGAACAGGCAGATAGCTACTGGGATAAGTGACGCTGCTGTAGGAGCATTCTTATCTGGGcttgctggagagggagatgaggtgCTGTCGGCCGAGAGCGAGAAGGCGAGGGTCACGTTTCGAAATGCTGTTGGGGTGTATTGCTATGGTCGACGGGCATTCCTGACGAGGGAAGGACATTTGGGTATCGGGCCGCCGGTGATGCAGGAGGGGGACGAGGTTGTCGTGCTGTTTCGAGGCAGGATGCCGTACGTGTTGCGTCGTGGGCCGACTCACCATGTGTTTTTAGGTGATTGCTATGTGTGCGATGACAATATCATGCGTGGGCTCGTGACGGAGAGTGTCAGACATGGAAGGGGCGGGCCGCCAGCTGGTTTGTACGAGATTCGGTGA
- a CDS encoding hypothetical protein (COG:G; EggNog:ENOG503NVM3): MGKIDDIENHTKGSPTATLNRGDSHDGKASLKGSEPHVGRSELSDVIPPDDGYEGKHRWDPLATWTPEEEKAVVRKTDIWLLSWLCVMFFGLQLDRGNLANALADEFLDDLNLSRDDLNNGNTIQLVAFLSAEFPVQFLTKRYGFRYVLPAMMFAWGTVSWGQAWIHDRASFYVTRALIGACEGGFIPGAILYATYFYTSSELSTRLAVFWSTLNVARVISALLAAGILKMRGIGGHPGWFWLFLLEGLLTVLLAFISFIYLPAAPTKTTGVLFREPWYTERQEVIMVNRILRDDPAKGLTLLNEPATWQDVKATWTDKSLWGLFFIGLIAYIPATPVQGYLTLTLRDLGFTDSFEINMLTIPSAVLQIITMLILARSSKYFNERTFHCFVGEFWVMPLLIALITLPDGGREWGRYSLITLISGYPYFHPIVTSWISENTFDVKKRAIAAATYNVIVQVGSLIGSQIYRDYQKPYYKIGNTTLVSISALALITFVVQRFVLVGLNKKKEKEWEKMSREEQLAYQNDVTARELDGNKRLDFRFVY; this comes from the exons ATGGGCAAAATCGACGACATCGAGAACCACACCAAGGGTTCGCCAACAGCGACCCTCAACCGCGGTGACAGCCACGACGGCAAGGCATCACTCAAGGGCTCCGAGCCTCATGTCGGTCGCTCTGAGCTGAGCGATGTCATCCCTCCTGATGATGGCTATGAGGGAAAGCACCGGTGGGATCCATTGGCGACATGGAcccctgaggaggagaaggccgtggTGCGCAAGACCGACATCTGGTTACTCTCCTGGCTCTGTGTCATGTTCTTCGGTCTTCAACTTGACCGTGGTAACTTGGCAAACGCTCTGGCTGACGAATTCCTGGACGATCTCAACCTCTCGCGCGACGACCTTAACAACGGTAACACCATCCAGTTGGTTGCCTTCTTGAGCGCCGAGTTCCCTGTTCAGTTTCTGACCAAGCGTTATGGTTTCCGTTATGTCCTTCCGGCCATGATGTTTGCGTGGGGAACTGTCTCCTGGGGTCAGGCATGGATTCACGACCGGGCAAGCTTTTATGTTACCCGTGCACTTATTGGTGCTTGCGAGGGTGGTTTCATTCCGGGTGCTATTCTCTACGCGACCTACTTTTACACCTCCTCCGAACTGTCGACTCGTCTGGCGGTGTTTTGGTCGACTTTGAACGTTGCACGCGTCATCTCGGCTTTGTTGGCGGCTGGTATTCTCAAGATGCGTGGTATTGGTGGCCACccggggtggttttggctgTTTTTGCTTGAGGGTCTTCTTACTGTTCTTCTGGCTTTCATC TCTTTCATCTACCTTCCCGCGGCTCCTACCAAGACCACGGGCGTTCTCTTCCGCGAGCCTTGGTACACTGAGCGCCAGGAGGTGATCATGGTCAACCGTATCCTCCGTGACGATCCCGCCAAGGGCTTGACTCTGCTCAACGAGCCGGCCACCTGGCAAGACGTCAAGGCTACCTGGACAGACAAGTCTCTCTGGGGACTCTTCTTCATCGGCCTCATCGCCTACATTCCCGCAACCCCAGTCCAGGGCTACCTCACCCTGACCCTTCGCGACCTCGGCTTCACCGACAGCTTCGAGATCAACATGCTCACCATCCCGTCGGCCGTCCTCCAGATCATCACCATGCTGATCCTCGCCCGGTCGAGCAAGTACTTCAACGAGCGGACCTTCCACTGCTTCGTGGGCGAGTTCTGGGTCATGCCGCTGCTCATCGCCTTGATCACGCTGCCTGACGGAGGTCGTGAATGGGGACGGTATTCGTTGATCACGCTCATCAGCGGGTACCCTTACTTCCATCCTATTGTCACTTCTTGGATCTCGGAGAACACTTTTGATGTCAAGAAGCGGGCTATTGCGGCGGCGACGTACAATGTTATTGTGCAAGTTGGTAGTCTGATTGGCAGTCAGATTTATCGCGACTACCAGAAGCCGTATTATAAGATTGGTAATACCACGCTCGTGTCTATCAGCGCGTTGGCTTTGATCACATTTGTTGTTCAGAGATTCGTCTTGGTTGGACTCAataagaagaaggagaaggagtgggagaagatgtcgagggaggagcagTTGGCTTATCAGAATGATGTGACGGCCAGAGAGTTGGATGGGAATAAGCGGTTAGATTTCCGGTTTGTATACTAG
- a CDS encoding hypothetical protein (EggNog:ENOG503NWJF; MEROPS:MER0001056; COG:E), with protein MVSEKMPFLEPSTPQELPTTHHNQNHKQLNCRRRFLRGFLFASLGLTVLHVCSRTTPAVITNPVEPAKSDVCLTPACIHASSEILYNLSPNFKELDPCTDFEELVCGGWRERHDLRPDQGDAFTGTIMSENSQLLLRHILEAPYPKSSKHSYFSPMQLDSTSLSADEENFNKLTDAYKACLDEPTIKELGIAPLAKIVEQVKQSFPVSDSSSGNALSETILLLSKYGVSGLVSSGTGADDADPDVVAVSVAPPWRIGLPSKERYDDDALVKKYQGVVVDVLSQLGPKENKDVLAAVVDFEKKLAAASPSTEERQDVTKYYNPMSLKDASELAPKIDLDHIISTLASKNKVERLIVASPKYLKELQKILDETDPAIVQNYFVWKVVQAFYSYVDSPVVKPYKGFVNELAGKDPNSAPERWRTCVNHVDDGLGWILSRFFVEKAFSAEAKKFGDLIVSDIKDEFVKKLKATEWMDDDTTKKAIEKVHNIVQKIGYPTKSPDIMDPDNLASYYKTVNISSEAFFSNSLSVIAFAVADEWSTLGKPVDRDQWGMTVPTVNAYYNPPGNEIVFPAGIMQFPVFDVDVPAYISYGAFGSVAGHELSHAFDSTGRHYDQNGNYTDWWSDGTVKAFEERTKCFIEQYGNFSIPGPDDKPLHVNGRLTLGENIADAGGLSASFQAWKRRSAQKPNAHLPGLEHFTQSQLFFVSYSNWWCGKSRRDTAINRIYTDPHAPKWARILGTMANSREFRESFQCMSKKPTCELW; from the exons ATGGTCTCGGAGAAGATGCCTTTCCTGGAGCCCAGCACTCCCCAGGAGCTCCCTACTactcaccacaaccaaaaTCACAAACAGCTCAATTGCCGTCGCCGGTTCCTACGCGGTTTCCTTTTCGCCTCTCTTGGTTTGACGGTCTTGCACGTCTGCTCGAGGACCACACCGGCTGTCATCACGAATCCGGTGGAGCCCGCCAAGAGCGACGTCTGCTTGACGCCGGCATGCATCCACGCTTCTTCCGAGATCTTGTACAATTTGTCCCCAAACTTCAAGGAGCTTGACCCATGTACCGACTTTGAGGAGCTCGTCTGTGGGGGCTGGAGAGAGCGTCATGATCTCCGACCCGACCAGGGCGATGCCTTCACTGGCACCATCATGTCCGAAAACTcacagctcctcctccgtcacatCCTCGAGGCCCCATATCCAAAGTCCTCCAAACACTCATACTTCTCCCCAATGCAGCTTGACTCGACCAGCCTTTCTGCTGATGAGGAAAACTTCAACAAACTGACCGATGCCTACAAGGCCTGTTTGGATGAACCCACTATCAAGGAGCTTGGCATTGCTCCCCTCGCCAAGATTGTCGAACAGGTCAAGCAGTCGTTCCCTGTTTCCGACAGCTCATCAGGCAACGCCCTCAGCGAAACTATCCTCCTCTTGTCCAAGTATGGAGTTTCTGGGCTCGTTTCTTCTGGCACGGGGGCTGACGATGCCGATCcggatgttgttgctgtctctGTCGCGCCACCCTGGAGGATCGGCCTTCCATCCAAGGAGCGTTACGACGATGATGCCCTGGTGAAGAAGTACCAGGgcgtcgttgttgatgtaCTCTCCCAGCTCGGTCCCAAAGAGAACAAGGACGTACTCGCTGCCGTTGTCGAttttgagaagaagcttgCTGCCGCTTCGCCATCGACCGAGGAGCGGCAGGACGTCACC AAATACTACAATCCAATGTCGCTGAAGGACGCATCGGAACTGGCGCCAAAGATCGACCTCGATCacatcatctccaccctcgctTCCAAGAACAAGGTTGAGCGTTTGATTGTGGCTTCACCCAAGTATCTTAAGGAGCTACAGAAGATCCTCGACGAAACCGACCCCGCCATTGTGCAAAACTATTTTGTGTGGAAGGTTGTCCAGGCTTTCTACTCGTATGTGGACTCTCCTGTAGTGAAGCCGTACAAGGGTTTCGTCAATGAGCTCGCAGGAAAGGACCCCAACTCTGCCCCCGAGCGCTGGCGCACCTGTGTCAACCACGTCGACGACGGACTTGGTTGGATCTTGTCTCGCTTCTTCGTCGAGAAGGCCTTCTCGGCGGAAGCCAAGAAGTTTGGTGACCTGATTGTCTCCGACATCAAGGACGAGTttgtcaagaagctcaaggctaCCGAGTGGATGGACGACGACACGACCAAGAAAGCCATTGAGAAGGTCCACAATATTGTGCAAAAGATCGGCTACCCAACCAAGAGCCCCGACATCATGGATCCCGATAACCTGGCCTCTTACTACAAAACTGTCAATATCAGCTCCGAGGCTTTCTTCTCCAATTCTCTTTCGGTCATTGCCTTTGCCGTCGCCGATGAGTGGTCAACACTGGGCAAGCCCGTGGATCGGGATCAATGGGGCATGACGGTCCCCACGGTCAACGCCTACTACAACCCCCCTGGAAACGAGATTGTGTTCCCCGCTGGTATCATGCAGTTTCCAGTCTTTGACGTTGATGTTCCCGCCTACATCTCGTACGGTGCCTTTGGCTCCGTCGCAGGACACGAACTTTCACACGCGTTTGACTCGACCGGCCGCCATTATGATCAGAACGGTAACTACACTGACTGGTGGTCTGACGGAACTGTCAAGGCATTTGAAGAACGTACCAAATGTTTCATCGAGCAGTACGGCAACTTCAGCATTCCCGGTCCTGACGACAAACCTCTTCACGTCAACGGTCGACTCACACTGGGCGAGAACATTGCCGATGCTGGCGGCCTCTCGGCATCTTTCCAGGCCTGGAAGCGCCGCTCCGCCCAAAAGCCCAACGCTCACCTCCCTGGCCTGGAGCATTTCACACAAAGCCAGCTTTTCTTTGTCAGTTACTCTAACTGGTGGTGCGGCAAGTCGCGTCGTGACACTGCCATTAATCGCATATATACCGATCCCCATGCGCCAAAGTGGGCGAGGATCCTGGGTACCATGGCAAACAGCCGGGAGTTCAGGGAGAGCTTCCAGTGCATGAGCAAGAAGCCCACTTGTGAGCTTTGGTAA